From the Prochlorococcus marinus str. AS9601 genome, the window ATTTGGTAAAGATTCTTAATGACTTCCTTAAAGCATTTGGATCTTAAATCTGTCCCATGTCCTTTAAATGTTGTCAAAATCAAATTGGCTTTGGAGAAGTTATCCAAAAACGAACAACTTATTGTTGAACTAGATAAAGGTGAACCTGAAGAAATGGTATTAAACAACTTAAAAGAGATTGGATGTTTGTTTAAACAAATCAAAGAAAATGAAAAATTTATAAAAATAAAAATATTGAATGAAAACTAACAGTAAATATTTAGGTTT encodes:
- a CDS encoding sulfurtransferase TusA family protein → MTSLKHLDLKSVPCPLNVVKIKLALEKLSKNEQLIVELDKGEPEEMVLNNLKEIGCLFKQIKENEKFIKIKILNEN